In Chryseobacterium lactis, a single genomic region encodes these proteins:
- a CDS encoding acyl carrier protein, whose protein sequence is MDTVNATLKMNHEELFTLLKGFITEVIGAEFVEEMDITPESSFTKDLEMDSIEIVSFSEKIKAHFGDQIDFTGWLSSMDLDHLINLDLSMIINYIYECQ, encoded by the coding sequence ATGGACACTGTAAACGCAACATTAAAAATGAACCACGAAGAACTTTTCACTTTATTAAAAGGTTTTATTACTGAAGTGATCGGTGCTGAATTTGTAGAAGAAATGGATATTACTCCGGAAAGTTCATTCACCAAAGATCTGGAAATGGACAGTATTGAGATTGTTTCTTTTTCCGAAAAGATCAAAGCGCATTTTGGAGATCAGATCGATTTTACAGGTTGGTTGTCTTCTATGGACCTTGACCACTTGATCAATCTTGACCTTAGTATGATCATCAATTACATCTACGAATGCCAATAA